A single region of the Lotus japonicus ecotype B-129 chromosome 4, LjGifu_v1.2 genome encodes:
- the LOC130711625 gene encoding E3 ubiquitin-protein ligase AIRP2-like: protein MYVAASMRKSFKDSLKLLEADIHHANTLASDFPREYDGACLQMRMSYSPAAHLFLFLVQWTDCHLAGALGLLRILIYKVYVDGTTTMSTHERKASIREFYAVIYPSLLQLQKGVTDTEDRKQKAVCMERYRRRDDEEYWQSSDLDIEREDECGICMETNSKIVLPNCNHAMCLKCYREWRTISQSCPFCRDNLKRVNSGDLWVFTDRRDAVDMATVTRENLRRLFMYIDKLPVIVPESLFDTYDSHIR, encoded by the exons ATGTACGTGGCGGCTTCCATGCGTAAGTCCTTCAAGGACTCATTGAAACTCCTTGAAGCTGATATTCACCATGCCAATACCCT GGCCTCAGATTTTCCTAGGGAATATGATGGAGCATGCCTTCAGATGAGAATGTCATACAGTCCAGCTGCACACCTGTTTCTTTTTCTGGTGCAGTGGACAGATTGTCACCTTGCTGGGGCCCTTGGATTGTTGAGAATCCTAATTTACAAG GTGTATGTGGATGGGACAACCACCATGTCTACTCATGAAAGAAAAGCAAGCATTAGAGAATTCTATG CGGTCATTTATCCCTCTCTGTTGCAACTTCAGAAAGGCGTTACTGATACTGAGGATAGAAAGCAGAAGGCTGTGTGCATGGAGAGGTATCGCAGAAGAGATGATGAAGAGTACTGGCAATCTTCTGACTTAGACATTGAAAGAGAAGATGAATGTGGAATATGCATGGAGACGAATAGTAAGATTGTGTTGCCCAACTGCAACCATGCCATGTGCCTGAAATGTTACCGCGAATG GCGAACAATATCACAGTCATGCCCATTTTGCCGTGACAACCTGAAGCGAGTAAACTCTGGTGATCTCTGGGTGTTTACTGATAGGAGGGATGCGGTAGATATGGCAACAGTGACAAGGGAGAACCTTAGAAGGCTTTTTATGTATATAGATAAGCTGCCTGTGATTGTTCCAGAATCCCTTTTTGACACATATGACTCACACATAAGGTAA